A window from Primulina huaijiensis isolate GDHJ02 chromosome 13, ASM1229523v2, whole genome shotgun sequence encodes these proteins:
- the LOC140990887 gene encoding transcription initiation factor IIB, translating into MADTYCPDCKRATEVVFDHSAGDTVCSECGLVLEGHSIDETSEWRTFANESGEKDPVRVGGPKNPLLAEGGLSTVISKPKGSTGEYLSSSVSRWQNRGSNPDRSLIQAFKTIAIMADRLGLVATIKDRANEIYKKVEDQKPLRGRNQDAILAACLYIACRQEDKPRTVKEICSVANGATKKEIGRAKEFIVKQLEVEMGQSMEMGTIHAGDFLRRFCFHLGMTNQAVKAAQEAVQKSEELDVRRSPISIAAAVIYIITQLSDDKKLLKDISLATGVAEGTIRNSYKDLYSYAARIVPSWFAKEEDFRQLCNP; encoded by the exons ATGGCGGATACGTACTGCCCGGACTGCAAGAGAGCGACCGAGGTGGTGTTCGATCACTCGGCGGGGGATACGGTGTGTTCCGAGTGTGGGCTGGTGTTGGAGGGGCATTCCATCGACGAGACTTCTGAATGGCGGACTTTTGCTAATGAGAGCGGGGAGAAGGACCCGGTTCGGGTGGGCGGGCCGAAAAACCCGTTACTGGCGGAGGGTGGGTTGTCCACCGTGATCTCCAAGCCCAAAGGATCGACGGGGGAGTACTTGTCTTCGTCGGTGAGTCGGTGGCAGAACCGGGGATCGAACCCGGATAGGTCGCTCATCCAGGCGTTCAAGACCATTGCTATAATGGCTGACAG GCTGGGTCTTGTTGCCACCATAAAG GATCGAGCAAATGAGATATATAAAAAGGTAGAGGATCAAAAGCCTCTTCGTGGGCGAAATCAAGATGCTATTTTAGCTGCTTGCCTTTACATTGCTTGTCGACAAGAGGATAAGCCACGGACCGTCAAAG AAATTTGCTCTGTTGCCAATGGGGCCACCAAGAAGGAGATTGGGCGAGCAAAAGAGTTCATTGTGAAACAGCTAGAGGTGGAAATGGGGCAGTCTATGGAGATGGGAACAATTCACGCTGGCGATTTTTTG AGACGATTTTGTTTCCATCTGGGCATGACTAATCAAGCTGTGAAAGCGGCTCAAGAAGCCGTACAAAAATCGGAAGAGCTGGATGTCAG GAGAAGCCCCATATCCATCGCAGCTGCAGTAATATACATAATAACCCAGCTTTCAGATGACAAGAAACTTCTCAaag ATATTTCACTTGCCACTGGAGTTGCTGAAGGCACGATTCGGAATTCATACAAGGATCTCTATTCATACGCAGCGAGGATTGTACCCAGTTGGTTTGCTAAGGAAGAAGATTTTCGACAACTCTGCAACCCATGA